A part of Dreissena polymorpha isolate Duluth1 chromosome 13, UMN_Dpol_1.0, whole genome shotgun sequence genomic DNA contains:
- the LOC127854501 gene encoding uncharacterized protein LOC127854501: MEDHVDEPKENSRAVNSGANKTVYRSANYNDGSIRENGLRVANGVKPKVLYPLSGRSESTDPGFNSEDETGEITAATLLSPEDFDSRADDIIARVKGDLKLSTKYSIGDFNNISNAASFVAMKSSPSKEADVSENSLASHVCPTCEKLMMPPSSSAMLLIPCGHTLCTNCSLRTKYCAMCGCAVQPTTPNIMLQQTITNFHTKQTQRQTTTTSICTIPYKELRRRIPESPNKTRYSLGGSRKYHFRNRRPLPSVEA; this comes from the exons ATGGAAGACCATGTAGATGAACCCAAAGAGAATAGTAGGGCAGTTAATTCCGGTGCAAACAAAACTGTGTACAGGAGCGCTAATTATAATGATGGCTCCATTCGGGAAAATGGCTTGCGAGTTGCTAACGGTGTTAAACCCAAAGTGCTTTATCCACTAAGTGGTAGGTCAGAGTCGACTGACCCCGGTTTTAACAGCGAAGATGAAACAGGTGAGATCACTGCGGCCACACTTCTCTCCCCTGAAGATTTTGACTCGCGAGCCGACGATATTATAGCGAGAGTGAAAGGGGATTTGAAGCTCTCCACCAAATACTCAATTGGGGACTTCAATAACATATCAAATGCAGCAAGTTTTGTGGCCATGAAGAGTTCCCCGTCCAAAGAGGCTGATGTTAGTGAGAACAGCCTTGCCAGCCATGTTTGCCCTACTTGTGAAAAACTAATG ATGCCCCCCAGTTCTAGCGCCATGCTGCTCATCCCGTGCGGTCACACCCTGTGCACGAATTGCAGCCTTCGCACCAAGTATTGCGCAATGTGCGGATGTGCCGTGCAGCCCACTACCCCGAACATCATGCTGCAACAGACCATCACCAACTTCCACACTAAACAGACACAAAGACAGACAACCACTACat CCATTTGCACGATACCGTATAAAGAACTCCGTAGAAGAATACCAGAATCTCCTAACAAGACGAGATATTCTTTAGGAGGAAGCAGAAAATATCACTTCCGTAACAGAAGACCTCTCCCATCAGTTGAAGCGTGA